ACTAATTTTATATTAGATCTCACTGTATGGATCACAAGCTGTTCTATAGCCTGATCTGGCCAGATCCTGATCAGAACAGGTCAAACTTACTGAGCTGCATCCATTTACTTCCATAGATTTCGCCACTCCCACTGGTTGCCAACCTTTAATGTATTATGCAAGTCAAATGATGACTTCATCATGAATTCATCATCTGTTTGTTGCTTTTTTTGTTCATCTCATTTTTTATCATCTGATTGTGTGATCAAATGGCAATTTAATATCTGAACATGGACTATTAAAATTAGGATCCATGCTTTCTGGATCTCgttggaaaaataaaataaaatggtgaATCAATCATGCCAACTGTGGTTTGTGGCCTAAGGATACAACTATATTATAGATAGGTTCCTTATAGAATAATCCAAATAAACTCTGATTAGATATATGCCCATGTTTATTGGTAGCCCTTTCTTTCACTTTCTATGTTGTAACCACACTAGGTGGTAAATAGTGTGCACAAGTGCTACCTAGGATTGTATACCTCAACCTGTGGAAGGTCACCAGGATCGTGGCGTGTTCACTGGTGGTTGTCCTTGGGTTTAATTCTAAACCATAGTATTTGATGTTCTCAATCAGGTTGCCAAAGATCCCACTGGTAAGGAGATCAATGCACTTGAACAGCACATAAAGAATCTCCTTTCCCCTGCCACTCCACACTTCTTCAACACCTTGTATGATCCCTACCGAGAAGGAGCAGACTTTGTTCGTGGGTATCCTTTCAGCCTCCGGGAAGGTGCTCGAACAGCTGTTTCTCATGGTCTTTGGCTCAATATTCCTGACTATGATGCTCCCACTCAGCTCGTCAAGCCTCGCGAGAGGAACACAAGGTACAGCGTCCGGTGACAAAGATCTAAATTGTTGATTGTTTGCTGAACATTTTCTCAGTGTTGCTGACCGTCCTCTGCCTTTTCTTGTCAGGTATGTTGATGCGGTTCTTACCATACCAAAGGGAACATTGTTTCCTATGTGTGGAATGAACCTGGCCTTTGACCGTGAGCTGATTGGCCCTGCAATGTACTTTGGACTTATGGGTGATGGCCAGCCGATTGGGCGCTACGATGACATGTGGGCTGGATGGTGTACTAAGGTCAGCCATTATGTTTTTCTATTAGATAGATCAGTCTTTTAAATAATCTCATCGGACTAGACTTATGGTGGATCGATCTTAGCATCAGAACTTCAGTATGTTTCAATTTTGTATGTTCTTTACACTAGATGAAGTGTACGTCTAGAGCTAAGATACTCTACTAAGCAACTCTAGTTCTGAATTGTTGATGTTCTAATGTAGGTAATTTGCGATCACTTGGGATTGGGAATTAAGACAGGATTACCTTACATCTGGCACAGCAAGGCCAGCAACCCTTTTGTGAACCTGAAGAAAGAGTACAAAGGTATCTTCTGGCAAGAAGAGCTGATCCCGTTCTTCCAGTCTGCAGTCCTTTCCAAGGAGTGCACCACCGTGCAGAAATGCTACATTGAACTGTCCAAGCAGGTGAGGGAAAAGCTCGGCAAGATCGACCCTTACTTCACCAAGCTTGCAGACGCCATGGTCACATGGATTGAGGCATGGGATGATCTCAACCCACCCAAAGTAGCTGCTGAAGTGCCCAATGGCCCGGCCAAGGGGAAGTAGAGTAGTATATCATATTTATCATTTGCTTTCTCATTAGTGTTGTGAAATGGTGCTCATTATATATTTACCCCTTCAGATTTTTTTCATTTCGCTTAATTATATTCATGTTATATTTTTGCAGTTTGGTACCGCTACCCATTTTCAAACTTTAGTTGACAATAAAATGTTCATCTTTAATGGAATTCTGGTTTATTGTGGTACCTTGGATTCTTTCATCTCCTGACACTGCTTATGCTGTCCTCATTTCATAGTATCAAACCTAGGATATCTGATGGTGATGAGGTAGATGATGTTTACGTGTATGCCCTTCAAGGAAGTTAGTATTCTTAGTGCCATTCATTGAAAATGAAGCATCAAAGGGCAACACTAGCATCAAAAACTTTCAGGTGGCATTTGACTGTATAGAACAGCATGAAGTATGTTACCCCAAGTAGCCTAGAAAAAAATTCATCACCTTACCTGGTGCACCTGATTGTGGTGAATCATCCGATTGAAGTCGACAAAATTCTTGATTGGTGTTGCTGATCCATGTTGAGAACCACCTAAACTGGTAGCAAAAATCTGATCCCAATGGAAAAGATGTAAATCAGCGGAGTTGATTATTAGACAATAAAATAGAGCTGTTGAAATCTAATGTTCGTAGAACATAACTGGATGCATCAGTTGGCACCAAGACAAAGATCATCAGGTACACCACGGAAGTGTGCTCATGCTTCATGGTTTTGATGGTCAAAGCACAAGCAACTTGAACAGGAACCAAGCTCTGGAGCTGCTATTTTAATTTCATCAGCCAGTTATTGCATGCATTTATGATATTTGAAACAAATGCAGTAGAGTACGCTCGATTTCTCTGCAGCATGGCAAAACCTTCATGTAGATCCCAGGAGCCTTATACACTCCAGAGGGCAGTCTAATTTACAATGCATTAGACATGGAGATGGGCAGTAAACAGTAAACCTTCGGAGCAAAAGACGACGGGAAGATATGATATTCCCATAATGGTTTTTTTTTCCTTAAGATCAAAATGATGCTATGTACACAGTAAATGTAACGTCTCAGGTGAAACGTTGTGACTACTGAGAGAAGGCCCTTCGGCTGTATCCTTTAGTAGTCTACAGGTAGGGAAGCACGAACCATGGACCATGCCACGGGCCCTCGGAATCACAAGATCAAGTTTCTAAAACTTGAATTGTGGTAGATGTTGTGGATTTGTGGATCTCATGTTTGAAGCAGTGACTGGCACCCGGACAGTAGTACCCTAGGTAAAGATAGCCATCAATGCATGTTGAAAAGATCATGGATCTACTGGATTGACAAGCATGTCAAGCCCTCATGTTATCCAAATGAAAGttcctcttgaattattttgagccATAAAGCCGGCAGAGTGCATCACTCTTCCAGACTGAAGGATGTCTTCAGATGACTAAATCTTGAACCTTCATCACTTGTGGTTGTTTAAAAATCAGTAACCTGCATTTGTCATCAGCTACCGCCAGTACACCAGATTTGGATTCGACTGACGCACACAAGATGCTTCCCATTGCTGTGGTCAGGATAATAGTAGAGTTAGATTCAAGGTAATGTACTAAACTGAAGGATGTAGTGCAAAATTGAGCAAGAGTCACGTTACTTGAAGATATAACCACCAGGTGCGTGGTTCAAAATGGAAACCAAAAGTTAACTAGGATGTAAAACAATAATTTTATTCAAATGCTTTAAAGTTGTGCTTCCGAAGATGCATCTCAAAATGAAATATCCATTAAGTGATTTGATAACCATTAACAAAAGGTATCGGGAAGAATTATGAGCATAAAGATTTAATCGATAACATACAGAAAAGATCTCAATAGAATTTCAGAAAAATGCAGATTATTGTAGGTTTGTATTAAGTAGCAATAAACATGAACATATCCGACTTACATTTTAGAGAGATCAAGTTGGCCAACTTCTTCCCTGTAGATAATTCCCACTTGTACACAAGACCATCATATGTGCCAATAATCCCATAATCAGCAGAGGCAACAGCAGAAGAAGCTCTGTGATAATAACAGACTGTTATTAGATGTGCTCAGCAAATACTATACCACATCTCCTAGAAGAACTATATTACTTTACAACTTTTGTagcatttgacaaatcatgatttcAAAGAAATAGTATATTAAGTTTGAAGATAGGAATGAATTCCTAGAAGATTATTTTCTACACAAACAAATATTTCATTCCTATcttcaaactaaatatactataTCTTGAAAAAATTTAGAGTATAAAATTACATTGGCAGCTCACATGTGATGAAAAAATCTATGGTTGAACTTTCACAATTGATGAAGATCTGCCATTTTTTCTGATAAAGATAAATATTACATTGCATCCTGCAGTAACTATTGAGAAATTAGATTAATATGCTGGATATTGGAATTACCTAGGATCCAACACACTCCCCATGATTACCATATTTTTCAGTAAAAGAGCTAGTCTCCACCATCTGTCCGGATGTCTGTTTGGTTCCTTCAACTGATAAGCCACTTGATCTTCTAAATCTGAAGCAGCAGAAACTAGTATCCAAACGGCTATATCTTGTCTCAATGGCAATGGATTTGCAGCATGTTCAGCAACCCAATCATTTGCCTTCAGTATCTCTTGCATGTGCTCCATCTCCTGAGCAGCTGAAAAAATTGTCTCATCTTTAAAGCCGAAGATACCAATTGGAAGCATCTGAAATATCAAATTGCCTGGGGATGAAAACATAGCCAGGAGAGCACGCTTTGAGATGTCCCTGGAGGAAACCAGATATTCAGCCATAATATTAGGCAAATTGAGTTACAGATCAAACTTTGGAAAAAAAGGACTTCTTTGACAAAACTAGCAGGAAAAAAGAGACAATAAAGTTGTAGAGCACAAGATACAAATCAAGCTAGCACAGCAACTCCTATAAACAAATGAAGGGAATGTCATGATTGACCAATTAGACATATAAAATACCAAGCACAAAAATACTCACAAGCCCACAATACTAAAAGATCTATCATCAGAAACAACTATAGTTGAAAACTAGGCATAGAAGAAAGCCATAATTACTGACAAGACTGACATAGTTCAAGAAATTAAAAACTTTTAACATGTGATATTGTGATGCAAGTTACGGAACCTACCATAAGCC
Above is a genomic segment from Musa acuminata AAA Group cultivar baxijiao chromosome BXJ3-4, Cavendish_Baxijiao_AAA, whole genome shotgun sequence containing:
- the LOC135636542 gene encoding UDP-arabinopyranose mutase 1-like; this encodes MAKESSSIPCTPLLKDELDIVIPTIRNLDFLEMWRPFFQPYHLIIVQDGDPSKTIKVPEGFDYELYNRNDINRILGPKAACISFKDSACRCFGYMVSKKKYIYTIDDDCFVAKDPTGKEINALEQHIKNLLSPATPHFFNTLYDPYREGADFVRGYPFSLREGARTAVSHGLWLNIPDYDAPTQLVKPRERNTRYVDAVLTIPKGTLFPMCGMNLAFDRELIGPAMYFGLMGDGQPIGRYDDMWAGWCTKVICDHLGLGIKTGLPYIWHSKASNPFVNLKKEYKGIFWQEELIPFFQSAVLSKECTTVQKCYIELSKQVREKLGKIDPYFTKLADAMVTWIEAWDDLNPPKVAAEVPNGPAKGK